A window of the Bombina bombina isolate aBomBom1 chromosome 3, aBomBom1.pri, whole genome shotgun sequence genome harbors these coding sequences:
- the RPL11 gene encoding LOW QUALITY PROTEIN: 60S ribosomal protein L11 (The sequence of the model RefSeq protein was modified relative to this genomic sequence to represent the inferred CDS: deleted 2 bases in 2 codons) gives MLELRIRKLCLNICVGESGDRLTRAAKVLEQLTGQTPVFSKARYTVRSFGIRRNEKIAVHCTVRGAKAEEILEKGLKVREYELRKNNFSDTGNFGFGIQEHIDLGIKYDPSIGIYGLDFYVVLGRPGFSIADKKRRTGVIGAKHRIGKEEAMRWFQQKYDGIILPGK, from the exons ATGCTTGAGCTGAGGATCCGC AAGCTCTGCCTCAATATATGTGTTGGTGAGAGT GGTGACAGACTGACACGGGCAGCCAAGGTGTTGGAGCAGCTCACTGGTCAGACTCCTGTCTTCTCCAAAG CTCGCTACACTGTGAGATCTTTCGGCATCCGAAGAAATGAGAAAATCGCAGTTCACTGTACTGTGCGTGGGGCAAAAGCAGAAGAAATTCTGGAGAAGGGGCTGAAG GTCAGAGAATATGAGCTaaggaaaaacaatttttctgACACAGGGAATTTTGGATTTGGCATCCAGGAGCACATTGACTTGGGGATTAAATATGATCCAAGCATAGGAATCTATGGATTGGATTTCTATGTG GTCCTGGGTCGGCCAGGCTTCAGCATCGCTGACAAAAAGCGCAGGACTGGCGTCATTGGAGCAAAGCATCGCATTGGAAAAGAGGAGGCAATGCGCTGGTTCCAGCAGAAG tACGATGGCATCATCCTTCCTGGAAAGTGA